The following proteins are co-located in the Flammeovirga kamogawensis genome:
- a CDS encoding hybrid sensor histidine kinase/response regulator, giving the protein MLSLLMENSHDVIFSVDTNFNYLAFNNAHVDTMKSVYGCQIELGNNILKYMKVNNDDEIAKDDITRAINGEVYSVIRSYGDEEKHQRAHFEATYTPIRSENNIITGVSVVVRDVTEQYNSQENLKRSERKYKMLFHYNYLGALIILNGRIVDANDTAMSLLGLEMHELLGMSLDEVFINLTDNPLKEKRIIHYYNNGKKIFILREEVIGDQKDPQNILFIEDVTEKNKAEKELIRVNNQAKVLLESAKSYIFSVDVNYGIVFFNTRFSSLMESEYGISVKVGDKINGPKYHEFFYKFRENFERAFTNRRMFELEFKLNQEIYLQSVFSPLLNEKNEIYGLAIYNIDITKNKKHETQIYQLNSSLEQKVQERTQELQQQRVKLDLALSAADVGTWSYLLNDIFLCDSRFLEIFGLNSITYTIHDFLKFVDASDVKKVNDVVKKVSAGKVTDIDLSFKINHPSKNIQYLQIFGKSRLNSGVYEMNGVCWNLTSQKNIEQELEFAKNEAVKSSAAKSLFLANISHEIRSPLNAIIGLSNILYKKFEDTNQSAEFIEQLKYIYFNGEYLSELINNILDFSRIDAGKMSISMEKVEIINLIRMIVKVHEFSSVERGIYINLEFDKSVPEVFLTDKTKFRQILTNLLTNAIKFTKDKTDIVVKVKSENNNFIFSVEDHGIGIPKDKLNVIFDSFEQADKSVTRKFGGTGLGLAISKRMTEMLNGTISVESKEGRGTIFTIELPVKESKLKPTGKEHILDVEPVFQTEDIVLVVEDNKMNQFMMKALFKQLNLSIEIAENGEDAIQKIKSKKYNLILMDIHMPIMGGISAAKIIRQELKETEVPIVALTADAYWDKRFKAFAVGMNDYLTKPINRAELLNILSKYLIKDKDLPKNYLDPNVHSDLIDEIRAVTVDQNMTSEAKLKRLKNISNLLQDYDTGFVKYIDHLSEAIASEKKVDLF; this is encoded by the coding sequence ATGTTAAGTCTTTTAATGGAGAACTCTCATGATGTGATTTTTTCTGTTGATACAAATTTCAACTATTTAGCATTTAATAATGCTCATGTCGATACAATGAAATCCGTTTATGGATGCCAGATTGAACTTGGGAATAACATTCTTAAATACATGAAGGTAAATAACGACGATGAAATAGCGAAAGATGATATTACAAGAGCAATTAATGGTGAAGTTTATTCGGTAATCCGTTCATATGGCGATGAAGAAAAACACCAAAGAGCACATTTTGAGGCAACTTATACACCAATTAGATCAGAGAATAATATTATAACAGGCGTTTCTGTAGTTGTAAGAGATGTTACAGAGCAATATAATTCCCAAGAGAACCTTAAAAGAAGTGAGAGAAAGTATAAAATGCTTTTTCATTATAATTATTTAGGAGCACTTATTATTTTAAACGGACGAATTGTTGATGCAAATGACACAGCAATGAGTTTATTAGGGTTAGAGATGCATGAACTCCTGGGAATGTCATTAGACGAAGTTTTTATTAACCTTACTGATAACCCATTAAAGGAAAAACGTATAATTCATTATTATAATAATGGAAAGAAAATCTTTATTCTTAGAGAAGAAGTTATTGGCGATCAGAAAGATCCTCAAAACATTCTTTTTATAGAAGATGTAACCGAAAAAAATAAAGCCGAAAAAGAATTAATTCGAGTTAATAACCAAGCAAAAGTATTACTTGAAAGTGCTAAAAGTTACATTTTTTCAGTTGATGTAAATTACGGAATTGTATTTTTTAATACTAGATTTTCATCACTTATGGAAAGTGAATATGGGATTTCTGTTAAAGTAGGTGATAAAATAAACGGTCCAAAATATCATGAATTTTTCTATAAGTTCAGAGAGAATTTTGAACGAGCATTTACAAATAGAAGAATGTTTGAGCTTGAATTTAAATTAAATCAAGAAATTTATCTTCAATCTGTATTTTCACCATTATTAAATGAAAAAAATGAGATTTATGGCCTTGCGATTTACAATATTGACATCACAAAAAATAAAAAACACGAAACACAGATTTATCAATTAAACTCTTCATTAGAGCAAAAAGTACAAGAAAGAACACAAGAATTACAACAGCAAAGAGTAAAACTTGATTTAGCATTAAGTGCAGCTGATGTTGGTACATGGTCGTATTTATTGAACGATATATTTTTATGTGATTCTAGATTTCTTGAAATCTTTGGTCTCAATTCAATTACTTATACAATTCATGATTTCCTGAAATTTGTTGATGCATCAGATGTTAAGAAAGTAAATGATGTTGTCAAAAAGGTAAGTGCAGGAAAGGTGACAGATATTGATTTATCTTTTAAGATTAATCATCCATCGAAGAATATTCAATATCTGCAGATTTTCGGTAAATCACGTTTGAATTCGGGAGTTTATGAAATGAATGGTGTATGTTGGAACTTAACATCTCAAAAAAATATTGAACAAGAACTTGAGTTTGCTAAAAATGAAGCTGTCAAATCAAGTGCTGCAAAGAGTTTATTTTTAGCAAATATATCACATGAAATTCGCTCCCCATTGAATGCCATTATTGGTCTAAGTAACATTTTATATAAAAAGTTCGAAGACACCAATCAATCTGCTGAATTTATTGAACAACTAAAATATATTTATTTCAATGGTGAATATTTATCAGAATTGATCAATAACATTCTAGATTTCTCAAGAATTGATGCTGGGAAGATGTCTATTTCAATGGAAAAAGTTGAAATTATCAACTTGATCAGAATGATTGTTAAAGTACATGAGTTTTCATCTGTAGAAAGAGGTATTTATATTAACCTCGAATTTGATAAAAGTGTTCCAGAAGTATTTCTAACTGATAAAACCAAGTTTAGACAAATTTTGACTAACCTTTTGACTAACGCAATCAAGTTTACAAAAGATAAAACAGATATTGTTGTAAAGGTGAAATCTGAAAATAATAATTTCATTTTTTCTGTAGAAGATCACGGTATTGGTATCCCAAAAGACAAACTAAATGTAATTTTTGATTCTTTTGAACAGGCAGATAAGTCAGTTACAAGGAAATTTGGTGGTACTGGTTTAGGATTAGCAATTTCTAAAAGAATGACAGAAATGCTAAATGGAACTATATCAGTAGAGAGTAAAGAGGGTAGAGGTACTATTTTTACTATTGAATTACCTGTTAAAGAATCAAAGTTAAAACCAACGGGAAAGGAACATATATTAGATGTAGAGCCTGTATTCCAAACAGAGGACATTGTTTTAGTTGTGGAGGATAATAAAATGAATCAGTTTATGATGAAAGCATTATTTAAACAATTAAACCTATCTATAGAAATTGCAGAAAATGGAGAAGATGCTATTCAAAAAATTAAATCAAAAAAATATAATTTGATATTAATGGATATTCATATGCCAATAATGGGAGGAATTTCTGCAGCTAAGATAATACGTCAAGAGTTAAAAGAAACAGAAGTTCCTATTGTAGCTTTAACTGCAGATGCATATTGGGATAAAAGATTTAAAGCTTTTGCTGTAGGAATGAACGATTATCTCACTAAGCCTATAAATAGAGCTGAGTTATTGAATATTTTATCTAAATATTTAATTAAGGATAAAGATTTACCTAAAAATTATTTAGATCCAAATGTACATTCTGATCTAATAGATGAAATTAGAGCGGTGACTGTAGATCAGAATATGACATCTGAAGCCAAGTTAAAACGACTGAAAAATATAAGTAATTTGCTTCAAGATTATGATACAGGTTTTGTGAAATATATTGACCATTTATCAGAAGCTATTGCAAGTGAGAAAAAGGTCGATCTATTTTAA
- a CDS encoding ABC1 kinase family protein: MENINKKVQKSIPSSRVQRVSRFVKVGAKVSTNYIKHYAKTVVDADYKGKEELHKENAADVYDALSELKGSALKVAQMMSMDKNMLPQAYTDKFQMSQYSAPPLSLPLVNKTFMKAFGKAPYQIFDEFSKEAVNAASIGQVHLAVKDGQKYAVKVQYPGVAESVSSDLKMVKPIAVRMMGLNEQDVEHYMEEVENMLLSETDYNLELKRSQEITSACKDIKNVTFPNYYPDLSSKKILTMDWLDGMHLPDFLETNPSQEIRNKVGQALWDFYDHQIHTLKEVHADPHPGNFIINKEGLLGIIDFGCVKEIPSPFYENYFDLMVPENLNNDEKRKQVFSNMRFIYDTDTEEDKNKLDALFSSMIEILSRPFHSSPFDFSQESYFNEITAIADNQDNQNLMKSSKKPRGQRDGLYLNRTYFGLYSILHQLEATIETKSVYFS, encoded by the coding sequence ATGGAAAACATCAACAAAAAAGTTCAAAAAAGTATACCATCTAGCCGTGTTCAACGTGTATCTAGATTTGTAAAAGTTGGTGCCAAGGTGTCAACAAATTACATAAAGCATTACGCCAAAACTGTTGTTGATGCTGATTATAAAGGTAAGGAAGAGTTACATAAAGAAAATGCAGCAGATGTTTACGACGCATTAAGCGAACTTAAAGGTAGTGCATTGAAAGTGGCTCAGATGATGAGTATGGATAAAAATATGCTACCTCAGGCATACACAGACAAATTTCAAATGTCACAATATTCAGCCCCTCCGTTGTCTTTACCTTTAGTTAATAAAACATTTATGAAAGCTTTTGGTAAAGCCCCTTATCAAATTTTTGACGAGTTTTCTAAAGAGGCTGTTAACGCTGCAAGTATTGGACAAGTACATTTAGCCGTTAAAGATGGACAAAAATATGCAGTTAAAGTACAATACCCTGGTGTTGCTGAAAGCGTAAGTTCAGACCTCAAAATGGTAAAACCCATTGCAGTTAGAATGATGGGGTTGAATGAACAAGATGTAGAACATTACATGGAAGAAGTAGAAAATATGCTACTTTCTGAAACTGATTATAACTTGGAACTTAAACGCTCACAAGAAATAACAAGTGCTTGTAAAGATATCAAAAACGTTACTTTCCCAAACTACTACCCAGATTTATCTTCTAAAAAAATCCTTACAATGGATTGGTTAGACGGAATGCACTTGCCAGATTTTTTAGAGACAAACCCTTCACAAGAAATTAGAAATAAAGTTGGGCAGGCTCTTTGGGATTTTTATGATCATCAAATTCATACTTTAAAAGAAGTTCATGCGGACCCACACCCTGGTAATTTTATTATTAATAAAGAAGGCTTACTCGGGATTATTGATTTTGGATGTGTTAAAGAGATTCCTTCGCCTTTCTATGAGAATTATTTTGACTTGATGGTTCCAGAAAACCTTAATAATGATGAGAAAAGAAAACAGGTTTTTTCTAATATGAGGTTTATTTATGACACAGATACTGAAGAAGATAAAAATAAACTAGACGCTTTGTTTAGCTCAATGATTGAAATTTTATCAAGACCATTTCATAGTTCCCCTTTTGATTTTAGTCAAGAAAGTTATTTCAATGAAATAACAGCTATTGCTGATAACCAGGATAACCAAAACTTAATGAAATCTTCTAAGAAACCTAGAGGACAAAGAGATGGTTTATATTTAAATAGAACTTATTTTGGCTTGTATTCAATATTACACCAATTAGAAGCTACAATTGAAACAAAGTCGGTCTATTTTTCTTAA
- the hemL gene encoding glutamate-1-semialdehyde 2,1-aminomutase yields MNNKRSADLFSKAQNTIPGGVNSPVRAFKSVGGTPLFIKSAKGAYITDEDNKSYLELINSWGPMILGHAHPAILEAVQGAVNNSLSFGAPTSKEIDIAELICSMVPSIEKVRMVNSGTEATMSAIRVARGYTGRDKFIKIEGCYHGHGDSFLIAAGSGAVTMGVPNSPGVTEGTAKDTLLAPYNDVDKIEQLIAENKNEIAALIIEPVPGNMGLVLPTNDYLKKLREICTREGIILIFDEVMTGFRLAKGGAQEVFDVTPDMTTLGKIIGGGMPVGAYGGKAELMDYVAPAGPVYQAGTLSGNPVAMAAGLAMLNHLNDNPAVYSDLAAKGKKLADGIQAALDRKNLPYKVTLLGSMVCLFFTDKEVNNFADAQTTDTEKFGKFFHAMLENGVYLPPSQYESWFMSQALTDENLDEIIAAVNASLDTVEA; encoded by the coding sequence GTGAATAACAAACGAAGTGCTGATTTGTTCAGCAAAGCTCAAAATACAATTCCTGGTGGAGTAAACTCTCCTGTTAGAGCATTTAAGTCTGTAGGAGGAACACCATTATTTATAAAAAGTGCTAAAGGCGCGTATATCACAGACGAAGATAATAAGAGTTACTTAGAATTAATCAATTCTTGGGGCCCAATGATTCTTGGTCACGCACATCCAGCAATATTAGAGGCTGTTCAAGGTGCTGTAAATAATTCATTATCGTTTGGAGCTCCAACTTCAAAAGAAATTGATATTGCAGAGTTGATCTGTAGCATGGTGCCATCGATCGAAAAAGTTAGAATGGTAAACTCTGGTACAGAGGCAACAATGTCTGCAATACGTGTAGCAAGAGGTTATACTGGCAGGGATAAATTTATTAAAATAGAAGGATGCTATCATGGTCATGGCGATTCATTTTTAATTGCTGCAGGTAGTGGAGCAGTTACAATGGGTGTTCCAAATAGCCCAGGTGTCACGGAAGGTACAGCTAAAGATACTTTATTAGCTCCATATAATGATGTAGATAAAATTGAGCAATTAATTGCTGAAAATAAAAATGAAATAGCTGCATTAATTATAGAACCTGTCCCTGGTAATATGGGATTAGTACTACCAACGAACGATTACTTAAAAAAGCTTAGAGAAATTTGCACTCGTGAAGGCATCATTTTGATATTTGATGAAGTTATGACAGGTTTCCGTTTAGCAAAGGGTGGTGCTCAGGAAGTATTTGATGTAACTCCAGATATGACTACTTTAGGAAAAATTATTGGAGGAGGAATGCCTGTTGGTGCTTACGGAGGTAAAGCAGAATTGATGGATTATGTAGCTCCTGCAGGCCCTGTTTATCAAGCAGGAACTTTATCAGGTAACCCAGTGGCAATGGCTGCAGGTTTAGCTATGCTTAATCATTTAAACGACAACCCTGCTGTTTATTCAGATTTAGCTGCAAAAGGCAAAAAGTTAGCAGATGGAATTCAAGCTGCTTTAGATAGAAAGAATTTACCTTATAAAGTGACTCTTTTAGGTTCTATGGTATGCCTTTTCTTTACTGATAAAGAAGTAAATAATTTTGCTGATGCTCAAACTACTGATACTGAAAAGTTCGGTAAGTTTTTCCATGCAATGTTAGAAAATGGAGTATACCTTCCACCATCACAATATGAAAGTTGGTTTATGTCTCAAGCATTAACTGATGAAAATTTAGATGAAATTATTGCTGCAGTTAATGCATCATTAGATACTGTAGAAGCTTAA
- a CDS encoding S8 family peptidase, which translates to MANKKVVGKSHTIMTNTLKTILLAGALVSQVSLSVNAQEDPLKGAPENWFNLSYSQDNVYGVGTEQAYNEVLKGKKSKKVVVAVIDSGIDIDHEDLKSVIWVNPKEIAGNGIDDDKNGYIDDVNGWNFIGGEGGTFVNEENLEVARMYGTLSKKYEGKDESDISKSDKKEYKLWLEVKESFETGFAEAQENLERYDFLLHQFKRGKALFMAYFDLESEEELLGALETLKTEDETLSGLSGMVTGMLSRGVTAERIQEGVDYFTDQVEYNYNPDLNTREIVGDDINDKKQKIYGNNSVTGPDAMHGTHVAGIIGASRGNNLGIEGVADNVEIMVIRAVPNGDERDKDVANAIRYAVDNGAKVINMSFGKPFSPYKSDVDAAVKYADSKGVLLIHAAGNDNKNTDVERNFPKDKYLKGGTARNWIEVGASTWHIDETLPATFSNYAKKNVDLFAPGYNIYSTVPGSEYQSLNGTSMASPVVAGCAAVLMSYYPHLSGATVKKILMKTVTPLKSKEVFKPGYESLEEGEEPETVKFGTLSITGGVINLYEACKYAEKISK; encoded by the coding sequence ATGGCCAACAAAAAAGTAGTTGGTAAATCACATACTATCATGACAAATACATTAAAAACAATTTTACTTGCTGGTGCATTAGTCAGTCAAGTGTCATTAAGCGTAAACGCACAAGAAGATCCTTTAAAAGGAGCTCCAGAAAATTGGTTCAACCTAAGCTATTCTCAAGATAATGTTTACGGAGTTGGAACAGAACAGGCTTACAATGAAGTCTTAAAAGGCAAAAAAAGTAAAAAAGTTGTCGTTGCTGTAATTGACAGCGGAATAGATATCGACCATGAAGATTTAAAATCTGTAATTTGGGTTAACCCAAAGGAAATAGCAGGTAATGGTATCGATGATGATAAAAATGGCTATATCGACGATGTGAACGGGTGGAATTTTATTGGGGGTGAAGGAGGAACCTTTGTCAATGAAGAAAACCTAGAAGTTGCGCGTATGTATGGTACGTTGAGTAAAAAATATGAAGGTAAAGACGAGTCTGATATTTCAAAATCTGATAAAAAAGAATACAAGCTCTGGCTTGAAGTAAAAGAATCTTTTGAAACTGGATTTGCTGAAGCACAAGAGAATCTAGAAAGATATGATTTTTTACTGCATCAATTTAAAAGAGGTAAAGCTTTATTTATGGCTTATTTTGATTTAGAATCAGAAGAAGAATTATTGGGAGCTTTAGAGACTCTAAAAACAGAAGATGAGACGCTTTCTGGATTGTCAGGTATGGTTACAGGCATGTTAAGTAGAGGTGTTACAGCAGAACGTATTCAAGAAGGAGTAGATTATTTTACAGATCAAGTAGAGTATAATTATAATCCAGATTTAAATACAAGAGAAATTGTTGGGGATGATATCAATGACAAAAAACAAAAAATATACGGTAATAATAGCGTGACTGGTCCAGATGCAATGCATGGAACTCACGTTGCGGGTATTATTGGAGCTTCTAGAGGTAACAACTTAGGTATTGAAGGAGTAGCTGATAATGTTGAAATTATGGTGATTAGAGCAGTGCCTAATGGAGACGAAAGAGATAAAGATGTTGCAAATGCAATTCGTTATGCCGTAGATAATGGTGCTAAAGTAATTAATATGAGCTTTGGCAAGCCTTTTTCTCCTTATAAATCAGATGTAGATGCGGCTGTAAAATATGCCGATTCGAAAGGTGTTTTATTGATACATGCAGCAGGTAATGATAATAAAAATACTGACGTTGAAAGAAATTTCCCGAAGGATAAATATTTAAAAGGTGGAACTGCTCGTAATTGGATTGAAGTAGGAGCATCAACTTGGCATATTGATGAAACATTACCAGCAACTTTTTCAAATTATGCTAAGAAAAATGTTGATTTGTTTGCTCCTGGTTATAATATTTATTCAACTGTTCCAGGTTCAGAATATCAGTCTTTAAATGGAACAAGTATGGCCTCTCCAGTAGTTGCAGGTTGTGCAGCTGTTTTAATGTCATATTACCCACATTTATCAGGAGCAACAGTTAAGAAGATCTTAATGAAAACTGTTACACCTTTAAAGAGTAAAGAGGTATTTAAGCCAGGGTATGAAAGTTTAGAGGAAGGAGAAGAACCAGAAACTGTAAAGTTTGGTACTCTATCAATAACAGGGGGTGTTATTAATTTATATGAAGCATGTAAATATGCTGAGAAGATATCTAAGTAA